The following coding sequences lie in one Fimbriimonadaceae bacterium genomic window:
- a CDS encoding transposase, with protein sequence MSNPDLPKRLHPVHLPNKAYRNRSTILFVTVCTNHRKKILVDAQAAKTIVEAWQQAEKWKVGRYVILPDHIHFFCAPSERPAYSLSRWIKYWKALASKEWPLPDQHPIWQIDYWDRQLRSHENYNAKWEYVRSNPIRHWLVERPEDWPYQGELNEFEWYDP encoded by the coding sequence ATGAGCAACCCAGATTTGCCGAAGCGTCTGCACCCTGTTCACTTGCCAAACAAGGCATACCGCAACCGTTCGACGATTCTATTTGTGACGGTCTGCACAAACCATCGCAAGAAAATTCTGGTTGACGCACAGGCTGCTAAGACTATTGTAGAAGCATGGCAGCAAGCCGAGAAGTGGAAGGTGGGCAGGTACGTCATTCTTCCGGACCACATACACTTCTTTTGCGCCCCGAGTGAACGGCCTGCCTATAGTCTGAGCAGATGGATCAAGTATTGGAAGGCGCTGGCCAGCAAAGAGTGGCCTCTTCCTGATCAGCACCCCATTTGGCAGATCGACTATTGGGATCGACAGTTGCGATCTCATGAAAACTACAATGCTAAGTGGGAGTATGTGCGATCGAATCCGATTCGACACTGGTTAGTCGAGAGACCAGAAGATTGGCCTTATCAGGGTGAGCTGAACGAGTTTGAATGGTATGACCCCTAA
- a CDS encoding FAD-binding protein — protein sequence MTDAEQIARGMESILEAHKVLSGPGALRAYDCDAYTVDRSKPAVVVLPESTDEVQKVVQWCVANSVPYTARGAGTGLSGGALAAMGGVIISTKKLTKILEIDVENRCLLAQAGIANKRISDAVAEHGLHFAPDPSSQTVSTLGGNIAENSGGPHTLKYGVTVQHILGITMVEPNGEVVRFGGEVPGGPGYDFLGLIVGSEGTLGIVTEAWVKLTPVPAAVKTALAAFPTVRGATQAVAQIIAEGVLPAAMEIMDKGILKALKAAFNLQYPEGAEALLLVECDSSDQLSAISDRGVDIGDRRSGIGHRETPSPNPLPLAPSSQGEGSFGGDQLSAISDRGVDIGDQLSAIGDPIQNPKSKIQNSEDVVQNEMSAVSRICQENGALEVRIAKDERERQELWTARKKGIGAMGRLAPSIVTHDGVIPRSKLPEMLDFVYKVAEEHGLGVANLFHAGDGNLHPCFYFDDRDPDQVKRVVEAGEVIVRRCIELGGSVTGEHGIGVEKVDLMPLMFSPADLELQAMAKRIFNDGMLCNPCKILPNQKSCVEHQKRWRGVAW from the coding sequence ATGACTGACGCTGAGCAGATCGCCCGTGGAATGGAGTCCATCCTGGAAGCGCACAAAGTGCTTTCTGGGCCAGGGGCTTTGCGGGCTTACGACTGCGACGCCTACACCGTCGACCGCAGCAAGCCGGCTGTCGTCGTCCTTCCCGAATCCACCGATGAGGTGCAGAAGGTGGTGCAGTGGTGCGTGGCAAACTCTGTCCCCTACACGGCGCGGGGCGCGGGCACGGGACTGAGCGGCGGCGCGCTGGCGGCGATGGGGGGCGTGATCATCTCCACCAAGAAGCTCACGAAGATTCTGGAGATCGACGTCGAGAATCGCTGCCTGCTTGCCCAAGCTGGGATCGCGAACAAGCGCATCTCCGACGCCGTCGCCGAGCACGGCCTGCACTTTGCCCCCGACCCCAGCAGCCAGACCGTCTCGACCCTCGGCGGCAATATCGCCGAGAACTCGGGCGGGCCGCACACGCTGAAGTATGGGGTGACGGTTCAGCACATCCTGGGCATCACGATGGTCGAGCCGAATGGGGAAGTGGTGCGCTTTGGCGGGGAGGTCCCCGGCGGGCCGGGTTATGACTTTCTGGGTCTGATCGTGGGTTCGGAAGGGACGCTGGGCATCGTGACGGAGGCTTGGGTGAAACTGACGCCCGTTCCGGCAGCCGTCAAGACAGCGCTCGCCGCGTTCCCGACGGTGCGCGGAGCCACGCAGGCCGTGGCGCAGATCATCGCCGAGGGGGTGCTCCCAGCGGCGATGGAGATCATGGACAAGGGGATCCTTAAAGCTCTCAAAGCCGCGTTCAATCTGCAGTATCCCGAAGGCGCAGAGGCGCTGCTGTTGGTGGAGTGTGACAGTAGCGATCAGCTATCGGCGATCAGCGATCGGGGTGTGGATATCGGAGATCGGAGATCAGGGATCGGTCATCGGGAAACCCCCTCCCCCAACCCCCTCCCCCTCGCTCCTTCGTCGCAGGGGGAGGGGAGTTTTGGGGGCGATCAGCTATCGGCGATCAGCGATCGGGGCGTAGATATCGGAGATCAGCTATCGGCAATCGGCGATCCAATCCAAAATCCAAAATCCAAAATCCAAAATTCGGAAGATGTTGTCCAAAACGAAATGTCCGCCGTCTCCCGAATCTGCCAGGAAAACGGCGCGCTGGAGGTCCGCATCGCCAAGGACGAGCGCGAGCGGCAAGAGCTTTGGACCGCCCGAAAGAAGGGCATCGGGGCGATGGGGCGGCTTGCGCCCAGCATCGTCACCCACGACGGCGTGATCCCCCGCTCCAAGCTCCCGGAGATGCTGGACTTTGTGTACAAAGTCGCCGAGGAGCACGGCCTGGGCGTCGCCAACCTGTTCCATGCGGGCGATGGCAACCTTCACCCCTGCTTTTACTTCGACGACCGCGACCCCGACCAGGTGAAGCGCGTGGTCGAGGCCGGGGAAGTGATCGTGCGGCGGTGCATCGAGCTTGGAGGCAGCGTCACCGGCGAGCACGGGATCGGCGTAGAGAAGGTCGACCTGATGCCGCTGATGTTCAGTCCGGCGGACTTGGAGCTGCAGGCGATGGCGAAGCGCATCTTCAACGACGGAATGCTGTGCAACCCGTGCAAGATTCTGCCGAATCAGAAGAGCTGCGTGGAGCATCAGAAGCGCTGGCGCGGGGTGGCGTGGTGA
- a CDS encoding YHS domain-containing protein encodes MITTLIAAMTLFAPAGADTPLACPIMGSPTNAKSQALDYNGARFRMCCGGCDGAFKKDAANVVGKLKADSKAIGEFLFDPTTGLPIDAKKAKATTDYNGIRYHFATEAGKDTFTKNAKTLAVMPKKEVMSCPVMGSHAVASYAKAGGYADHDGVRYYFCCADCVAKFRAEPAKYAKAASAKAKAPVVQDVK; translated from the coding sequence ATGATTACAACGCTTATTGCTGCTATGACACTCTTCGCCCCTGCTGGCGCCGATACCCCCCTGGCTTGTCCGATCATGGGCAGCCCGACCAACGCAAAATCGCAAGCGCTGGACTACAACGGCGCACGCTTCCGCATGTGTTGTGGCGGCTGCGACGGTGCATTTAAGAAAGATGCCGCCAACGTGGTTGGAAAGTTGAAGGCAGACAGCAAAGCGATCGGAGAATTCCTCTTCGACCCCACAACAGGTCTCCCGATTGACGCCAAGAAAGCGAAGGCAACAACGGACTACAACGGCATCCGCTACCACTTCGCAACCGAGGCTGGCAAGGACACCTTCACCAAGAACGCCAAGACCCTCGCCGTGATGCCGAAGAAAGAAGTCATGAGCTGCCCGGTTATGGGAAGCCATGCAGTAGCAAGCTACGCCAAGGCTGGCGGTTACGCCGACCATGATGGCGTTCGCTACTACTTCTGCTGCGCGGACTGCGTTGCTAAGTTCCGAGCTGAACCGGCCAAGTATGCCAAAGCCGCTTCTGCAAAGGCAAAAGCTCCCGTCGTTCAGGACGTAAAGTAA
- a CDS encoding FAD-binding protein, translated as MIHRPDSLTGIVEAVASADRLRIRGFLQDVEEQGEDVLAMSAYAGLIDCIPEDQVAVVRAGTPLSVLQEELASKGQCLPISGGVSDPTVGGALSTNAPHRLQSEYGSWRDWVLGMTVVTADGCVRKCGSRAVKNVAGYDVQKLFIGARGTLGVVAEVILKTNPLKPISSSLSATPADFASPNAQSQIPQITDPAMIRYMKRAKEIFDPTHKLNPGEMGIF; from the coding sequence GTGATCCATCGTCCAGATAGCTTGACGGGGATTGTCGAGGCTGTGGCTTCGGCTGATCGGCTGCGAATTCGAGGCTTCCTTCAAGATGTTGAGGAGCAAGGTGAAGACGTGCTAGCGATGTCCGCCTATGCGGGACTGATCGACTGCATTCCTGAGGATCAGGTTGCCGTCGTAAGGGCGGGAACGCCGCTGTCAGTGCTTCAAGAGGAGCTGGCTTCAAAGGGACAGTGTCTGCCTATCTCCGGCGGCGTGAGCGACCCGACGGTTGGTGGGGCCTTATCGACCAATGCACCACATCGCTTGCAGTCGGAGTATGGTTCTTGGCGAGACTGGGTGTTGGGGATGACGGTTGTTACTGCAGACGGCTGTGTTCGAAAGTGCGGCAGCCGAGCCGTCAAAAATGTCGCGGGGTACGACGTTCAGAAGCTGTTTATCGGTGCTCGGGGCACACTCGGAGTCGTGGCTGAAGTCATCTTGAAGACGAATCCGCTCAAGCCGATCTCATCCTCGCTGAGTGCAACGCCTGCTGACTTTGCATCACCGAACGCCCAATCCCAGATTCCCCAAATCACCGACCCCGCCATGATCCGCTACATGAAGCGGGCCAAGGAGATCTTCGACCCGACGCACAAACTCAATCCAGGGGAGATGGGCATCTTTTGA
- a CDS encoding Gfo/Idh/MocA family oxidoreductase: protein MGSVKVGLLGAGGIGNVHARHYSAMPDVELHVFDIHPEKVDTIAKAHRAIPCSSFDDLIAKVDAVDICLPSNLHYEFGMKSIAAGKPTMVEKPIATTLEHASEMMEASEKAEVPLFVGQVVRFFPEFRTAHNLVENGTVGIPAAARMRRGGGPPRSHAEWFFDHEKSGGVLLDLAIHDFDWLRWTLGEVKHLYSRSVGAKTGKGLDYALTTLTFDSGAVAHTETTWMDPGGFRVALEVCGSEGMIEFDSRHLPTLRVNTGDIKVTEGPLAPKDDPYYRELSAFLAAVTKGEPLPITAYDGFMALSISLAALDSARTGRVVAPARQI from the coding sequence ATGGGTTCGGTTAAGGTTGGCCTCCTCGGGGCCGGAGGCATCGGCAACGTTCACGCCCGACACTATTCCGCAATGCCCGATGTGGAACTCCACGTCTTCGATATTCACCCCGAAAAAGTCGATACCATCGCTAAAGCCCATCGGGCAATCCCCTGCTCGTCTTTCGATGATCTCATCGCTAAAGTTGATGCCGTCGATATCTGCCTGCCGTCGAACCTGCATTACGAATTCGGGATGAAATCCATCGCAGCAGGCAAGCCGACGATGGTCGAAAAGCCGATAGCCACAACCCTCGAGCATGCCTCAGAGATGATGGAGGCGTCCGAAAAAGCGGAGGTGCCGCTCTTTGTCGGCCAAGTCGTTCGCTTCTTTCCCGAATTCCGTACCGCACACAACCTCGTCGAAAACGGAACAGTCGGCATTCCAGCTGCAGCACGAATGCGCAGGGGCGGTGGACCTCCGCGATCCCACGCAGAGTGGTTCTTCGATCACGAGAAGTCGGGTGGAGTTCTGCTCGATCTGGCCATCCACGATTTCGATTGGCTACGCTGGACGCTTGGCGAAGTCAAGCATCTCTATTCGCGCTCGGTAGGGGCGAAGACCGGTAAAGGCCTCGACTATGCCCTCACCACTCTCACCTTCGACAGCGGCGCGGTAGCCCACACAGAGACCACCTGGATGGATCCGGGCGGATTCCGAGTCGCTCTGGAAGTGTGTGGAAGCGAAGGGATGATTGAATTTGACTCTCGACACCTGCCAACACTCCGTGTCAACACCGGCGATATCAAGGTAACCGAAGGTCCGCTCGCCCCGAAAGATGACCCTTACTACCGCGAACTCAGCGCCTTCCTTGCTGCCGTCACAAAAGGCGAACCCTTGCCGATCACGGCTTACGACGGTTTCATGGCTCTTAGCATCAGTCTCGCCGCACTTGACTCAGCCAGAACTGGTCGCGTCGTTGCACCGGCCCGACAGATTTAG
- a CDS encoding (Fe-S)-binding protein — protein sequence MSDHKLSDLTSHCIRCGFCLESCPTFVLTGQETESPRGRIYLARTADEGKLDWKEDVGPHLDQCLGCRACETACPSGVEYGAILEMARTRVEEVHKHRAKRMFLDGLSSPTKMRIQLGLSKIIPGKRIPAILSRILSGQSPEADKPTPQPSFPWPPLDEAALPEIKGQVYMLEGCVMRVMYPNVHEATRRLLRRLGYAVKPSSSGCCGALHAHNGFLEVGQQYAKRLAETMPGDLPIVVNSAGCGSHMKEQTAFGDRVKDISEFFVENGLLDLLSELPRREATATYHDACHLAHGQKIRIQPRQLLNAIPGLELIEMPEADMCCGSAGIYNVTQPKLARELLERKYANAESTGASLIVMGNPGCHGWIAQAVREHGERLKVLYLAEILELVCSGWEGSASSLP from the coding sequence TTGAGCGACCACAAGCTTTCCGACCTCACCTCCCACTGCATCCGGTGCGGCTTTTGCCTGGAAAGCTGCCCAACCTTCGTGCTGACCGGGCAGGAGACCGAATCCCCGCGCGGACGCATTTACCTGGCACGCACCGCCGACGAGGGCAAGCTGGATTGGAAGGAAGACGTCGGGCCGCACCTCGACCAGTGCCTCGGCTGCCGAGCTTGCGAAACGGCCTGTCCCAGCGGGGTCGAATACGGCGCGATCCTGGAGATGGCAAGAACGCGGGTCGAAGAGGTTCACAAGCATCGGGCCAAACGGATGTTCTTGGACGGTCTGAGCAGCCCAACCAAGATGAGGATTCAGCTTGGCCTTTCCAAGATCATCCCGGGAAAGCGCATCCCCGCGATTCTAAGCCGCATCCTCAGCGGGCAATCGCCCGAAGCCGACAAGCCCACCCCTCAGCCGAGCTTCCCCTGGCCTCCGCTCGACGAAGCCGCGCTCCCCGAGATCAAGGGTCAGGTGTACATGCTGGAGGGGTGCGTCATGCGGGTGATGTATCCGAACGTCCACGAGGCCACGCGCAGGCTTTTGAGAAGACTCGGCTATGCTGTCAAGCCCAGCAGCTCCGGCTGCTGCGGGGCTCTTCACGCGCACAACGGGTTCTTGGAGGTCGGACAGCAGTACGCGAAGCGGCTCGCCGAGACCATGCCCGGCGATCTTCCCATCGTGGTGAACTCTGCCGGATGCGGCAGCCACATGAAGGAGCAAACCGCCTTTGGCGACCGGGTGAAAGATATCTCCGAGTTCTTTGTCGAGAACGGTCTGCTCGATCTGCTCAGTGAGCTGCCGAGAAGGGAAGCGACCGCCACCTATCACGATGCCTGCCACCTTGCCCACGGGCAGAAGATTCGCATCCAGCCTCGGCAACTCTTGAATGCAATCCCAGGATTGGAGCTGATCGAGATGCCGGAGGCGGACATGTGCTGCGGCAGCGCAGGGATTTACAACGTCACCCAGCCTAAGCTCGCGCGAGAGCTTCTGGAGCGGAAGTATGCGAACGCCGAATCGACCGGAGCGAGCCTGATCGTGATGGGGAATCCTGGATGTCACGGCTGGATCGCGCAGGCGGTCCGGGAGCATGGGGAGCGCCTGAAAGTTCTGTATTTGGCTGAGATACTGGAGTTGGTTTGTTCGGGCTGGGAGGGCAGCGCTTCGTCGCTGCCGTAA